Genomic DNA from Candidatus Koribacter versatilis Ellin345:
GCCACCCCTCAAGATTTACGAAAACCGTCGTGATCCCCGTCTTCACGAAGAGAGCGACTGCGTCTTCGATATACTTGTCGAAATCCGTATCGAAGATGCCTTGGTACATGAAGTGCAGCCCCGATCCAACGTCAAACAAAACCCAGCGCAGGTAGTGGAGCTTCAACGGAGCCAGTACGCTTGGATCTCCCTTAACCGCCGCTTCAATACTGTGCCCGTAGTCGCGAATCGCCTGCTCTCTGCCGGGTTTCACCTTGGCAACCACCGAAAAGCCGTAACACGATGGAGTCTGCGGGAATATTGGCCCGTATCTTCCTTGTTCGACCTTGAAGTACCCCTCCTTCGGGAGCGCCATTGCTTGCGGCTGGGTCCAATCGCCCTTAGTTGGGGCTTCCGGAGTGTGGGCTTTCGAGGCATCGGTTTTGGGCGTGGCGGATGTTGCCATAGGACTCTCCTCTCACTACGTGAGGCGTTTGAGATCGCATCAACAAAGGAAGCGATGATTTCTGGCGTGCATTACAAAGACGAGCATCTGAGGCGATGGATCGCGAGCGTGCCTTCCCCACCGTTGTTGCGGAGGCTAAAGAACAATGTGTGCCGTGGGAACTGGCAGTTCTCGCAGTGCCGAGTGGTTCGTTCGTGTCGATCTGCCTGAATGACTTGGGACGAACGCGCAAAAGCGAACCGCCGGCCTTCGCGAGAAGAGCCGGCGGCATCTTGATATTCAGCGTTTAGTTTTCCAGGCGCACACAGACCGCTTTGGTCTCGGTGTAGAGCTCGAGTGCGTCGTGCCCCATCTCGCGTCCCCAGCCCGATTGCTTATAACCCCCAAACGGCAGCGCGGCGTCGAACACGTTGTAACAATTCACCCACACTGTGCCGGCGCGCAGCTTTGCCGCCAGTGAATGCGCCTTGTTAATGTCGCGCGTCCACACCGCTGCCGCGAGACCGTAGCTCGACGCATTGGCTGAGTTCAACACCTCGTCCACGCTGTTGAACGGGATCGCCGTGACCACGGGTCCGAAGATCTCTTCGCAAACGACTTTCATCGTCGGCTTCACATCCACCAGCACCGTTGGCTCCACGAAGTAGCCCGGCCCCGTCTGTTTCTTCCCGCCAACCAGGGGTTTTGCTCCTTGTTGCACCCCAGATTCGAGATACCCGCACACGCGATCGAGTTGCTCCTGCGAAACCAGCGGACCCATGTTGGTTGCCGGATCAAGCCCAGATCCCAAGCGAATGTTCTTTGCGGCTTCGGCCACACCCTCCACCACTTTGTCGAACTGGCTCTTGTGTACGAACAGCCGTGAGCCCGCGCAGCAGCACTGGCCGTGATTGAAAAAGATCGCGTTCGCGCTGCCTGATATCGCAATGTCCAGGTCCGCATCAGCGAGCACGATATTCGGCGACTTGCCGCCCAGTTCGAGAGAGACTTTTTTCAGGTTGCCTGCGGCAGCCTGCACAATCAATTTGCCGACTTCTGTCGATCCGGTGAACGCAATCTTGTCGACGTCCGGATGGGCGGCCAGCGCAGCGCCGGCAGTTTCGCCGAAGCCCGGCACAACGTTCACCACGCCATCGGGGAAGCCTGCTTCCATGATCAGTTCGCCCAGGCGCAGCGCGGAGAGAGGTGTCTGTTCCGCCGGCTTCAACACCACCGTGCACCCAACCGCCAGCGCCGGACCCAGTTTCCACGCGGCCATCAGCAGCGGAAAGTTCCAGGGAATGATCTGGCCGATTACGCCCACCGGTTCGCGATAGGTATAAGCATGGAACTGCGGGCCCAGCGGAATCGTGTTGCCTTCCACCTTCGTCGCCCAGCCAGCCATGTAACGGAAAAGGTCTACCGCGAGCGGAACGTCGGCCACCCGCGCCACCGACAGCGGCTTCCCATTGTCGAGCGATTCCAACTCGGCGAACTCTTCCAGGTGCTGCTCGAGCAGGTCCGCGAGTTTCCACAAAAGACGTCCCCGTTGCGACGGCGACATTTTCGACCACGGTCCGCTCTCAAATGCCTTCCGCGCCGCGGCGACGGCGAGATCAATGTCGGCACGATCGCCTTCGGCAACTCGCGCCAGTACTTCGCCAGTCGCCGGATTCAGGGTCTCAAAGAATTTACCCGACGCACTATCGATCCAGTTCCCGCCGATCAGCATCTTTCGCGGCTTTGTGATGAATTGGCTGACGTTGCTGTTCAGTTCTACGGCCGACACGACTGACATATTGCACCTCACTCCGGAATCTGGGTTGCCTGCGCAGGCAATCGATGGAAGGCAGCAATAATACACCCGCTGATGGATGCCCGTGCCATATCGCTCGCCGATAAGATTATCTAGGCAAGGCCTTGCCGCAGATATCCAGCCACGTCGCTTACGAAGCGATGCACTGACACCTCCGCGATGCGGTATCCGACGATCGCGTTCATGGTCTTGCCCACGGCGCCGAACGGGGGCTCGTAAACTCCGAAAAAATCCAGCTGCGTTTCTGTCGCAGTCAGCGGGTATGCGGAAAGGGTGCCGTTCATCAGCGGAAATAGTCCCGGCATGCTTGCCGCTTCCCATTCGAGCAGCAATCGCACGCTGGGCGTTGAGTTGGCGTCCCCGGCTTCTTCCTGGATCTCTTTGACGGAAATATGGATGTCGGTCTTTACGCCAATACCGCCAAAATCGACGTGCAGTTCAGCCGCCACTGACTGCGCGCGGGAAGCCGCTGCTTTCGTGGCCGACTGAAAAATCGCTAGCGCGTTCGCCCTCAAGGCATCGCGTACGCTCGCGTAGGGACGGTTCACATAGTCGTAACTGCGAATCTCACGTCCAGTGCTCATCATTCCACCCAGCCCGACCTCCAGCCTTCAGACCGGTGGTCGCGAAAACTGTACCATAGCCCACTCCTCCTGAAGTTCGATTGCGCGGGAGTTTCCCTGTATTATGGCTACCGCTCAAATGCAACGCGACCAGGCTCGTCGTGGATGGCCGATGCCCGGGTCGCACGCACGCGTGGGGAGGCGTGATGTCTCAGATTGACGTGCCGTTGGTGCGCGGAGGTTTTGGACAAACTCAGCGCGCCGACAATTGGTGGTTCCAGCCACTCGTTGTCTTTCTTGGGTTGTCGACATTCATCGTTTACTCGACTTGGGCCGCGTTGCAAGGGAACCATTTCACCTACGGGCCATACCTATCGCCGTTTTATTCGCCCATCTTGTTCGGCCCCGAGCACCAGGCTTGGTTTGGAGTGAGCCCAACCTGGATACCCGCCTGGGTCACCGGCGCCATGCTGATTCTGTGGGCTCCCGGCGGATTTCGCTTCACCTGCTATTACTATCGCGGCGCCTATTACAAGTCTTTCTGGGCCGATCCGCCTTCCTGCACTGTGGGTGAACCGCGCAAGACATATCTCGGCGAACGAACGTTCCCGCTGATCATTCAGAATATCCACCGCTATTTTCTTTATCTCGCTCTCATCTTTCTCGTAATCCTCGCCCGCGACGTGTGGGATGCGCTCTGGTTCAACGGCCACTTCGGCATCGGCGTGGGCACACTTGTGTTGCTCGCGAACCTCGTGCTGCTGAGCTCCTACACCTTCGGATGTCATTCTTTGCGCCACATCGTCGGTGGGTTTCGCGATCGGCTGGCAGGTGCGCCGGTTCGCAAGCGCGCCTATGACTGCGTGAGCTGCCTGAATCGCAGACACATGTTGTTCGCCTGGTGCAGTCTCTTCACGGTCGGATTTTCCGATCTGTATATCCGGATGTGCTCCATGGGGATCTGGACGGATTGGAGGATCCTCTAGTGAGCGAGTACATCACGCATGAGCACGATGTCCTGATCATCGGAGCCGGGGGCGCCGGTCTGCGCGCCGCCGTTGAAGTATCAGCCGCGGGCGCAAAGGTCGCGGTCATTTCGAAATCGCTTCTCGGCAAGGCCCACACCGTCATGGCCGAAGGCGGCGTCGCTGCTGCGATGGGCAACGTAGACGACCGCGACAGTTGGCGCGTTCACTTTGCCGACACCATGCGCGGCGGCCAATATCTGAACAATTGGCGCATGGCAGAACTGCACGCCAGGGAAGCTCCCGAGCGCGTGCGGGAACTAGAAGCCTGGGGCGCGCTCTTCGATCGCACCAGCGACGGTCGCATCCTCCAGCGAAACTTCGGAGGCCATCGCTATCCTCGGCTCGCCCATGTCGGCGACCGCACCGGCCTCGAGATGATCCGCACGCTTCAGGACCACGGAATCCACCTCGGGCTTGACGTCTTCATGGAGCACACCGTCGTCACGCTCCTGAAGGACGGCGCACGCATTGCCGGGGCGTTTGGATACGATCGCGAGCGCGGCCGCTTCCACCTGTTTCGCGCTAAGGCCGTAGTGCTGGCGACGGGAGGAATCGGGCGCGCCTTCAAGATCACCAGCAATAGTTGGGAATATACGGGCGACGGACATTCGCTCGCCTACCATGCCGGTGCATCGCTCATGGACATGGAATTCGTCCAATTCCATCCCACGGGAATGATCTGGCCGCCCAGCGTGCGCGGGATTCTCGTCACGGAAGGAGTTCGCGGCGAGGGCGGAGTGCTGCGCAATCGCGACGGCGAACGGTTCATGTTCAAAGACATCCCGCCGCTCTACGCCGCTCAAACCGCCGACACCCCAGAAGAAGGCTGGCGCTACACGCAAGGCGACAAGAATGCGCGGCGTCCACCCGAGCTGCTCACCCGTGACCACGTGGCCCGCTGTATCCGGCGTGAAGTTCGAGAGGGAAGAGGCAGCCCCCACGGTGGCGTGTTCCTCGACATCGCGTGGATCAAGGAGAAGCTCCCGCACGCGCCGGAGCATATAAAGAAGAAGCTGCCCAGCATGTATCACCAGTTCAAGCAGCTTGCCGACATCGACATTACCCAGGAGCCCATGGAAGTCGGTCCCACCACGCACTACATGATGGGTGGCGTCAAGGTGGACGCCGATTCCCAAATGTCAGACGTCCCCGGGCTGTATGCGGCGGGCGAATGTGCGGCCGGCTTGCATGGCGCCAACCGGCTGGGCGGGAATTCGCTCTCCGATTTATTAGTGTTCGGCAAGCGCGCCGGCGAGCACGCCGCAACCTATTCGAAGCAGAACTCGCTGGGTGCAATCAGTCCGGAGCAACTCGCATCCACGGAAAAATGGGCGCTCGCGGCCTTCGAACGCAAAGCCTCCGAGAACCCCTACTCCGTGCAACATACCTTGCAGGACGTGATGCAGGACCTGGTAGGAATCGTGCGCCATGAAGCGGAGATGCAGCAAGCTCTCGAACGCATTCGAGAGCTGAAAGCCGCCAGCCAACGTGTCGGGGTTGACGGTCACCGCGAATACAACGCCGGTTGGCACACCGCTCTCGATTTGCAGAACCTGTTGACCGTGTCGGAAATGGTCGCCCGGTCCGCGCTGGAGCGTAAAGAGAGTCGCGGCGCGCACTTCCGCGATGATTTCCCCGAGAAGGAAAAGGAATACGCTGGGTTCAACATCGTGGTGCGAATGGGCGCCGGCGGAGAAATGCAACTCACGCGCGAGCCGATCCCGCCCATGCGCGAGGAACTGAAACAAATCATCGAGGAGATGAAGTAATGGCGACCGCTACCTTTCGAATATGGCGCGGCGAAAAAGGCCAGGGCCAATTCCAGGATTACACGACGGAAGTCTCCG
This window encodes:
- a CDS encoding aldehyde dehydrogenase family protein, which encodes MSVVSAVELNSNVSQFITKPRKMLIGGNWIDSASGKFFETLNPATGEVLARVAEGDRADIDLAVAAARKAFESGPWSKMSPSQRGRLLWKLADLLEQHLEEFAELESLDNGKPLSVARVADVPLAVDLFRYMAGWATKVEGNTIPLGPQFHAYTYREPVGVIGQIIPWNFPLLMAAWKLGPALAVGCTVVLKPAEQTPLSALRLGELIMEAGFPDGVVNVVPGFGETAGAALAAHPDVDKIAFTGSTEVGKLIVQAAAGNLKKVSLELGGKSPNIVLADADLDIAISGSANAIFFNHGQCCCAGSRLFVHKSQFDKVVEGVAEAAKNIRLGSGLDPATNMGPLVSQEQLDRVCGYLESGVQQGAKPLVGGKKQTGPGYFVEPTVLVDVKPTMKVVCEEIFGPVVTAIPFNSVDEVLNSANASSYGLAAAVWTRDINKAHSLAAKLRAGTVWVNCYNVFDAALPFGGYKQSGWGREMGHDALELYTETKAVCVRLEN
- a CDS encoding fumarate reductase/succinate dehydrogenase flavoprotein subunit; amino-acid sequence: MSEYITHEHDVLIIGAGGAGLRAAVEVSAAGAKVAVISKSLLGKAHTVMAEGGVAAAMGNVDDRDSWRVHFADTMRGGQYLNNWRMAELHAREAPERVRELEAWGALFDRTSDGRILQRNFGGHRYPRLAHVGDRTGLEMIRTLQDHGIHLGLDVFMEHTVVTLLKDGARIAGAFGYDRERGRFHLFRAKAVVLATGGIGRAFKITSNSWEYTGDGHSLAYHAGASLMDMEFVQFHPTGMIWPPSVRGILVTEGVRGEGGVLRNRDGERFMFKDIPPLYAAQTADTPEEGWRYTQGDKNARRPPELLTRDHVARCIRREVREGRGSPHGGVFLDIAWIKEKLPHAPEHIKKKLPSMYHQFKQLADIDITQEPMEVGPTTHYMMGGVKVDADSQMSDVPGLYAAGECAAGLHGANRLGGNSLSDLLVFGKRAGEHAATYSKQNSLGAISPEQLASTEKWALAAFERKASENPYSVQHTLQDVMQDLVGIVRHEAEMQQALERIRELKAASQRVGVDGHREYNAGWHTALDLQNLLTVSEMVARSALERKESRGAHFRDDFPEKEKEYAGFNIVVRMGAGGEMQLTREPIPPMREELKQIIEEMK